The Phyllopteryx taeniolatus isolate TA_2022b chromosome 11, UOR_Ptae_1.2, whole genome shotgun sequence genome includes the window tttcacaaaaaaaattaacagaacatttaaaaagtaaaaatgagtaaaatattttttttaataataatacttgtagaaaatggttttaatttttccatttatatttatttgaattttttttttttttttttaaagattctattttgtatttttacaagcTTTCATGAGATAGGCAGAGAGAGCAGAGACAGCAGGCACTctagagacccaactattttaagtaaattttccatTCCTCTAAGAAAGGTAAAAGGTTACCTAAAACACTGCATCCACTGTAAATAAAGATTTTACGATGTTGGTCTGGAATCAATTAACTAACTGAAGAGGTGTTTCTCtgctttggaggttccactgtaataataattatgggATACTGCACATTAAATATGACTAAATTCCCTAATGGGAATTCTTCTATCACCAGCTAAACGGTGATCGCATACTGTGCGATGAAAGGCAGTAATTATTTGCACTCAAAAGGCAAATCAGTTTCGTCAGTTTCCTGCCGTCTTTTTATAGGTTTCTTCTCAAGGCCTGCCCTATATGAGCACACAGTGCCACCATTCAAATTTAATGCCGCAGTTCTTCTGTGTTCTTTATTTATGAAGGTAAGCTATCTGCATATGACTTTCCCTCTGTTTTGGGAAAATTTTAAAACTAAACTATACAACCCAAAGACAAGGACCAAAATGTTAGTGCCAAATAAGGACCAGGATAACTAAAACTTTTTTCTATGTTCACAATTAACAATatgcctgccaccatttaaagtgcctctgattaaccccaaatacagtttagctgttctagtaggctttccctGGTATGTTTGCTCGCTAGCAAAAGCATGAatattttgtgctaacactgactgccaTTTAAAGCCGTTCATATTTAAGGGCtgagttccagctgaagaaaaatggTTCCAAAGAATGATGCTCCCACCAGCATGTTTcatgttcttttggtgatgagcagtgttgtttttacatcaaacataccttttggaattatcgTCAAAAGGTTCAACCTTGATTTCATCGGACACATTTTGCAATATGCATTATGGAGATTtaaagtggttttttttttctcctttgtaAGGTAAGTGTCACAAATagagaggagctggacccaagagtaGGCGgtggcagatgtaaaatgaacagtttattgaggcaAGGTTatggtggagacaggcttcagcaaggagacatggaatgtgggatgaatcttTAGGGATTGTGGAAGTTTTaactggacggaagtgggattaatGATTTTGGTGACGGGAAAAGGACCGATGAAGCGTGGTGTGAGTTTACGGGACTCTGTTTGAAGGGGAAGGTCGTGGGAAGAGAGCCAGACGGATTGACCCACTTTGTATTTgggcgtcggggagcgatgGCGGTCCGCGAGGTGCTTGTTGCGTGCCGCGGACCGATTCAGCGCTGTCCGGATGTCCTTCCAAACCGCCTGGACTCTCTGGAGGTGATCTTGTACGGAGGGGActgccaccgcctgctcctgtaggtcgaacagtggaggttggaaaccgtaacaagccatgaatggggacattaaaaaaaaatgtaccggcattaccagataactagcaaccctttactgctcagtaactgttttttttgtcaatgtctttctttctccaaagtgttctgtaaattgactgtctgttgtcgtactagagcagctccaactaccggagacaaattccttgtgtgttttggacatacttggcaaataaagatgattctgatcctgATTCCGGTCGCGGAGCtggtgataggctccagcactcgtgggagtgctggagcctatcccagccatcatcgggcaggaggcggggtacaccctgaactggttgccagccaatcacagggcacacataaacaaacaaccattcacactcacattcacacctacgggcaatttagagtcttcaattaacctaccacgcatgtatttgggatgtgggaggaaaccggaacgcccggagaaaacccacgcaggcacggggagaacatgcaaactccacacaggctgggccgggatttgaaccccggtccgcagaactgtgaggcagacgctctaaccagtcgcccaccgtgctgctaatttgaatcccattgaaataaaaatttcacctggtccttcatgttttccttAAAGAATtgaacccatcttacaaattctgcctgggtaatcaaacatgagcacaactgtgtgttttctaatttactaaatgaaagtaaattttaaaaaaggatgacgtgttcaaataaagtgcttaacttcagaataattatttgaaaaaaaaactaacaaaatacatataatacttcatgttttgatcatatggatagaagcaaaaacattgcattgaaaaaatgcattatacataggtagaacggttttccagaatttttaggtcaactttgggggtgtgtattatacatgggtgcgcattatacacgagaaattacagtaaatgtatcagtttgaacatgaaatatcttgtctttatcgtgtattcaattaaatataggttgaacatgatttgtaaatcattgtattctgtttttatttatgttcaacacaacgtcccaacttcattggaattgggattgtatgtGTGGGATTACTGTTCAGTGAACCCCATGTGTGCTTCCATCGATAGGCATCTATCGGCAAATATAAACCTTTTAGAGGGGCTTCAATTTCTGATTTCGGATTTTAATGATCTGCAGCAACgctgtttttttgtgacatttttgtttgatttagatttttttgtaaaatatgtgcctcaaTAGAGGTTTGGAAACACTAGAGTAGGGAACAATAACAGGAATGTACATCCATCTGCAGGTAACATGGTGGTCTGTCCGGCATTTTGAGCTCAATAAAGACAATAAATACAACATCCGTGAATGTAATTACATGCTCAGAAAGGCTCAGTGCGCGTTTGTTGCAACTCTCTTTCGACGGGGCTCTCCTGACATGTCCCATCATTTCACACTTCTGCAGATTGCCTCCAAAAGTCATTAAAGGCACCGTTGTTGGGCTTTCACGCTTCCCGCTCTGATCCGCCACTTGTAATTTCCCAAACATTCCTAGCAATGGGCTTTATATTTGCAAGAACTCACCTTCGAGTTGTTACAAGTTGAGAAAATAGCAAGTGTGTTCAGGAATAATAACTGCCAGACAGCTAAATCGCTACTGTAGATTTGTAGATCACGTTGGAGCACAATAACGAGCTTGTTCCTTAGCGACTTAACTAACTAACGCATTAGATAGAGATTAGTTGGAATGTATGCATCAGTGATTTGGTGATGATAGCTAAACATTTAGACTAATAATATCTTGGGGCATCGATGTGTTGCTGACGACATCAAACAATTATCTTAAATAATGACATGAATTCTTAGAATCGGTTACCATCGACTTTCATGCCCCCAGGTTTATGTTTCTCATGTCCATGCTGTCACTGTTATTTACTGCCTTAAAGGACCCCAAGATCACAATCAGCCAAGATCTCAACAGCAGCCGACTCagtaacatcttttttttttttttttttttacatcatgtcgTCAACCGCAGagattgaaaaaagtaacaagcgtatAGAAAGTAACAAGCGATAGAAAGAACAgatatcttttttcttttttactttgaaaagtaaaaagtctgaataataaattacagatacctaaaaaagtatttgtactttgttagtTCCcacgaggcggcacggtgatcgactggttagaccgtctgcctcacagttctgaggaccggggttcaatccccggccccgcctgtgtggagtttgcatgttctccccgtgcctgcgtgggttttctccgggtactccggtttcctcccacatcccaaaaacatgcatgaattggagactctaaattgcccgaaggtgcgaatggttgtttgtttgtttgtatgtgccctgcgattggctggcaaccagttcagggtgcaccccgcctcctgcccgatgatagctgggataggttccagcacacccgcgaccctagtgaggagaagcggctcagaaaatggatggatggatagttcccaCGAGTAGTAGCTTGACAGCTGGCTTGGTACttagctagttagctagctcGTGCAAGAGACGAATAGACATGGTTTATTTTGGATTGTATTTACTTGTCATTTAGTGTTGTTACTTTCTAACACGCTGGCTAAAAGTTAGGTTTATCTTGCACGGCAGGTACTGATGTCTATGCAGCTTGACAGCTAGCATACTAGTTAGCCAGTTATCTTGCTAGCTCAAtagttttaattgtattcattaGTCATATAGCGGAGTTAGTCTGAAACAAGTTAGCTACAAGGTTACATTTATGAACATGTGGGCCAGCCAGGTACTGATATGTAACTCGATTGCTATCTTGCAAGTTAGCtagttgtatttattaatcAATTAGTGGTACTTTCGGTCTTACTTTCTAACGAGTTAGTTAAAGACACTTATGTCAACTGGCCATGTTTCTCAGTAGCTAGCTACTTAGCCAGTTAGCTCAATAGATAGTTTTGTCTGAATTGTATTCATTGGTCATTTTTAGTGGCGCTATCTGAAACAAGGTAACTAAAAGCTTAGGTTTATTATCCTGTGGGGCAGCCAGGTACTAAAATGTAGTTCAGTCGCTATCTTGCAATAGACATACAGATTCatagatcgatcgatagatcaagcgattgattgattgattgattgattgattgattgattgattgattgattgagctATAAATTTCGGTTTATGCTCTTGTGGGGCACCCAGACACAGACGCTCACTTGCGACATAACTTGCTCAGTAGCTCAGCACAGATTCCTCTGAGTCACATTCACTCTCTCTCTGTGGAAACATTGGCGTATAGTCGCAACATAAACTCATTTTATCGTGTTTGTTGTCTCACAACAAGCTTTTAGTGGGCCTATTTATTTATCCAGCCATCCTCAATGTTCCCTTTTTTAGAAGTTATGCAAATGAGGTTACACAAGTGCAACACAATGAACAAAACGAAAACTGGAGACCAGGCCTCTGAACATTACTCATGATCATGCACgcaaggacacacacaaacactcacacacgcagGAAGGAAAAGCATAATCTGATGCGAAACACGAACACCGCTCATTCCATTTCCTTCATTTACTGTTCCGAGTGGGTGTCGAGGGCGTCAGGCTTCATGTTCATGACTGCATCAATACTCTCATTTTAGGGAAATTCAACATCTGCTCGACCCAAGTGCATTTCGCCTCGATCTGAGTACACGTTAACCTTCAATCTGCACTTAACTAACCTATATGATGCTTAACGACTAAAAATGATAAGTAAATTACAATCAAGATACTTTCATGGCCTTCTTCCTAACGTATCCGATTGGTCTGTGTATTTCCTGTGTGCATCCATTTCATAACGCAATGACCTGAAAATCTGCCAGAAAGTTTCACAGATTGACTTGTGGTGAAGCCTGTTTTCATGAACACAGCCATCGTGAAAATGGTACTTGGCCCAGTGTTGCACTGATGAATCATAAAAAGTGCTATGATGTTTGACTGACCTCTATATGTCAAGGTTTGAATTAAACCTTGACGTTGACCAGTATTCATATATGAAAGTTTTACCTTTTCTCTATTCAGTACTGCACTTAACTTAAAAACCTGTCATTCAACCCCCTCTGTTTCTCAGGGGTGAAACTGCAAGTGTTTGTAATCTACTaatggaaagaagaagaagaaaaaaaacaatactaatgaaaacataaatctacaaatactgtataggtCTGGATCCACCTATCGAGTAGTTGTTTTAGAACTCCCTGAAGAAGTGCGATAGTCTTTTATcagtttccttttttgttttttacaatgtgtttgttttccatCTTCACAATACGGCCAATCAATAATGATGAACCGTGCTTCTCCCATGAGTCCTTTTCAATGGCTTGTAGCATCCAGACGGCTCATACCACCTCCTATGACATTTGCtggggatgtttttttcccccttaatctCCCGCggtgatgataatgatgatgatgatgaggagttCTAAGCGCCCGCCCGGAATGTCGCAGTTGTTGTTCTATTCCGCTCCTTCATTGCAAAGCCTCTCATTTTATTGATCCTATCAGGAGTTCTAACCACATCCATTCCTCAGGATGGTGAAAAAGAGCAGAAGAGGTAACAGTAACATGGATTCATTTCCCATGTGTAAATTATAAACGCTCGGTCAATTTCCTCCCTATtccgcaaaaaataaaaataaaataacaggaAACATCGACACATATTTTTAGATAATCGATATTTCTCAAAGAGGAACATGGAAAGTAAAAGGCTGAAATCCCACGTGGGCCCCTGACATTTTGGTGCAGCTGTAGCATGACGGACACGCTTTGCTATGCTCCTGGATGTGGTTACCGTGGCGTCAGCGTCCTCAACTTCAGCTTCTTGACAATGACAAGGCGGATTAGAGTGTCAAAACATGTCTGATACGTAGATGCACATACGTTGACGTGCACAAACACTATAGagtgtttttttccatgcagctatcctttttttttgacagtgtaATTGGATTTGGGACTATTGCTTGcatatattttaaatgagaGGAACATGTGAATGCACTGTAGTGACAAGGCATCTAttgaagtattttaaaataaaaacgagAATATCATTTGTGTCACTTAATTGAATTatcttgtctgtttttttgttcttttacatAGTACTGGAAGATGAATAAATGGTATCAATTATTTTGGGTTTATTAGTACGgagttgttgggttttttttgctcaaaatgTCTGTTGTTCAATGCTTGTCCCAGCCGACTGCACTGTTTACATTAACAACATGGCAgcaaacagagaggagctagttaacaaaagcacagtcagtgttgccagGTTAGCGACTTTTCTAACCCCTCTAGTGACTTGTCTTCCATTTTTAAAAGCGACGAGTGACTTTCATTCCGGTAAGAATGAGAAAAGACAGAACcaattttacattgttttccGTATGACAAGAGCCCAGTGGAATGTAATCATAGAATTAATTGTGCTCAACATTGCCAAAGCCATAATGCCCAGGTACAGTATTTGCTGTaaaagaaatgatttatttacgtCAGACCTTTTTCACTTGTAGGTGCTTCCAAgcccaaaatattttgcagaggtTGCCTTGCCTTACccgttttcattattattttttacacctttatttatccagataAGGCAATCGAGAACAGGTTTTCATTTGCCATGCCGACCTGGTTGCAGATGgcatagtaaaacaaagcaaattaaaAGCAAATAGAGCATATTATACAAATCTACATAAGAAAATACTGTGAGACAGCCAGCGGTCAACGACAAAAATATGGACCAACCGTGCCATGCAGTTTGACATCTCATTTTATGTTAAATTATTGAAcatatacaattttaatttattaaggatcaTGTTTACATACGGTACATGTTTTCCATTACACTTACAGTTTAAGAGTCTGGGTGTCAGCCTCCACAGCACACTCTCCTTTCCAAGCGCACCTTAACAACATCACCCGGTCTGTATACTTTCACTTTCGAAACATCATTGCCGCCTGGTTTATTGCAACTCTCTCCTGTTTGGTCTTCTCCACAAGTCACTACAAAAACTACAGCTTCTCCAGAACACTGTCGCCCATATTATCACAAGGACCTCCTTCTCTCACCACATCATTCCAGCTCTGCAATGACTCCACTCCCTGTCCAATACTGCATTCAATGTAAAATACTAATCTGCATCTTCAAAGCCGTAAATAACCTCCCCCTGCCATATCTTGCTGACCTCCTTCACGTTGCCAAACACAACTGCTTTCTCAGATCTTCGTCCTCCATCCACCTCACCATCCCTTCTGCCCGTCTGTCCACCGTCGGGGACAGAGCCTTCATCCCCTCTGCCCCGTCTTTGGAACACACTACCACCTGATCTCGAAAACACAGACTTATTCATccttttcaaatccaaactcaagacacacctATTACGGACTGCCTATTCACTTTAACATTAATTTCCCAAATCATTTGCCATTTCAattgatatgttttttttaattatattatttgatttcttttaactatGTTTTTTGGGTGACCTTGAATGCCCCGAAAGGtgctaataaataaaattaatgattattattattattagtagtagtagtagtagtagtagtagaagttgTAGTATGTTTTTACAAAGGTAAATTTTTCCAAAAGGAAGCACTtatgtttcaagaaaaaaaatattgctataATTTCTGTCAAAGTTATTTCccggtaaaagaaaaaaaaggaaatgcaaaaccaaaaaaaaataaataataaaaaataaaaaagcatgctgtaaggaaaaaaaatattcaaataatgtTAGgtagcagaaaaaaataaagcaaattgcAGAGAGGAGCGGCAAAACTTGTCTTGAATAAAGTCAATTTCAGCTTTTTCGATAAGCAAAGGGGAAAATCTATTAAAGTCCTAATATTCAAAGGTAGGATAGGtaggtgaaaaaaatgcaacgccagttttcttatcggtggacGTTTTCCGTCGTACACATCCCGGAAGTGTCCTCCACATGACTTTATACTACAGACTTTATCGATCATTGTCGGAATATTTTGTATATTCAAACGTTATTTTACATAATAATCtgataataacatttaaaacttAGATTGAAGTTGTCGTTGTGCCGgctgagaaataaataaataaataattgctgCTTCGGAACCTTTTCCCGGACGGACACAGACCGGAAGTCTTTCGTTGAAACCAAGTCGGAAACGCTAGCTTCACCAAACAATCTTAAAGTGAGTATCTTAACACGACTTTGATTCAAATGAAGAACCCTACATTATGATATGTGTAATAGTAGTTAGCTATGTCGGGTTTGTTCGCCGTACTGTAATTCAGATAGGCTAGGATAGCATGCTTAGCCGTTTCCGTCCACTACTGCCGATTTGTATTACGGTTGTTAGCATGGTTAGCTTTCGCTACCAACCGAGAAGTTTTTATTTACCGACCTTGCGTGCGTGTTCCCTTCGCTTTCCAGGATGACGGACCGCTACAACATCCACAGCCAGCTGGAGCACCTCCAGTCCAAGTACATCGGCACCGGCCACGCCGATACCAGCAAGTGGGAATGGCTGGTGAACCAGCACCGAGACTCGCACTGCTCGTACATGGGCCACTTCGACCTGCTCAACTACTTCTCCGTGGCCGAGAACGAGAGCAAAGCCCGGGTCCGCTTTAACCTGATGGAGAAGATGCTCCAGCCGTGTGGACCCCCCGCAGACAAGCCGGACGAATCCTAGATTTGGACCTGCGACACCATTTTGTGGACACctaatttcttccttttttgttttacatataCAGAAGACACTtggacttttttggggggggggagttgatACTTTAGTATCATTAGTTGAAGTTACAGAGGACGTTTGTTGGTGTTCTTAAAGCTTTCTTTCTCTCCACTGTTGTCTTTTATGGAATCATTTAATATGCATGAAAAGTAGCTTGGCTTCATGATACACACCATCTAGTGCACAGGTGCcaaactggtggcccagggACCAACCACATCGTTTTGTGTGGCCCGTgacagcaaatcatgtgcatcaacttaatgtttcttgctaaaatactaaaattgcaaattgtctttttaaaaaatgttgatattgcaagcattttttgttaccaagccCCCATTTaagataaatgtaataatactgtagttgaacaaacagttattactggcttctgattacaaaactatccattcatttgtgtatatgtaatgagGCGATCATACTCACATGGGTTCACAGctataacggccctctgagtgAAACAATAACTACCATGTGgcttgtgacaaaaatgagtttaacaTTCCTGCTCTCGTACAAGAGCTGCaaagggacttttttttaagagaCATCTCAGTGTGATGCATGATTTTATTTATCCTCACATATACTATATGTATCTACACAGTCTCCATTTGGCCAAAGCGGCATGGTGAATTTATTAAAGTTGGGTTTGATATTTCTTCATAAATGTGCCTTTGAGTTCATGGGGGAAAATACAAACTGTGGGCAAGTAGTAAAAAGCCCtaaattaacacatttaaacagtaaacacagttcccattattacattttcacattaaGACTGCTCTGCtaattaatttgaaaccctaatcctggtttgaaaccctaacactgactTGAACCCCTAATTTAAAATCTTAGTTTTTGCTTCAAACACTAATCCCATTTTGAAACCTGAACTAtgccctaatttaaaaccctaaccctggcttgataCCTTATTTCGAAACCACAATAatactgttttgaaacctttcCCTTAAACTTggaaccctgatttgaaactcaAAACTTTACTTGAAATTATAACCTAGGTTGGAAACCTCAATTTAAAACTTTAACCCttgcttaaattttttttatttgaaatgcaaatCCTGTCATGAATCCCCAATTTGAAACGATAACCttggtttgaaaccttaatcttGTCTTGAAACTCTAAAACCCAACTTGAAACTGTGCAAATATATTAAACCTCTAAtttaaaaaccctaaccctgtcttgaaaccccaatttagGCTTAAATCCCCAATTTAAAACTTTAACCCTTACTTAAACCCACACTTTGAAAAGATAATCCTATtttaaaaccctcatttgaaaccataatcctggtttgaaaccctaacctgagTTTCAAACCCTAATCTGAAAACCCAACCTCTgcttgaaatcctaaccttgtttaaaaaccctaatttgaaaccctgactctGTCTTTATGCCCtaacctttgcttgaaaccgaactttggaaccctaacccttgcttgaaacccgACCTTTTCTCACACCCATAATATCCGTAATGTGCTTAGAGGAAATATGTTTGATGATCCAAATTGAAAATGGCTTCAGAGGGACGAAGCCTGGCAGTCATGTGGTGCTTCTGCTGGTGCCCAGGTTGTTTACTGCATGTACAcacgcacaagcacacacacgcactgggGAGCGTCGAAGATGCTGTGCATGAGTCACTGTTGTTATTGCCAGGCAACGAGTCAGCGTGATGAAATCACGGCGTTGAGACACCATGTCTCGCCTTCATCTTTTTGGGGAGATTTCCGAGCCAGGTAAGTCCTCGCCATCTGGCCTCCATGGTGGAAACCACACTGCCTGGGAACGCTCGCTGTGAGAGACGCACACACAGTGGGGTACTGGCGTGCAAAGGGGGGCATAGGGGGTTTTGGCCCACCTGGGGGTGGGGGAGTAGTGggtcagaaacacacacaatgtaagaaaaacacatttactgagacaaacacacacaaccataCTGAGACACACACTGACACTGATGGAGAATGTAAATGCTAGATTAACTTCTGTACATTCTGACAGTCTCACACTCTATGTGACTTTCTAAATATTGACTAATGACTGTTTAAACTGTTGAGTATGTTTGTGGGGGACTATTGTAATTCCTGTTTGATTACatcagagacaaaaaaaaaaaaaaaaagtcagacggGATCATCTTTCAGGGAtgtgagaagatgaaggaaCTCAGAGCACAGTCCATGTTTAGAGGAGACAGTTGATGGGGCGTGACAGCCGCTAGAAAAGACAAGCTAGAAGTTCTCTTCGATCATCCACTTTACAAGCTGCTTTTGCTCTATGGCT containing:
- the sf3b5 gene encoding splicing factor 3B subunit 5 — encoded protein: MTDRYNIHSQLEHLQSKYIGTGHADTSKWEWLVNQHRDSHCSYMGHFDLLNYFSVAENESKARVRFNLMEKMLQPCGPPADKPDES